A genomic region of Runella rosea contains the following coding sequences:
- a CDS encoding Gfo/Idh/MocA family protein: protein MKNFLERRSFLKASAAIGSALGLPFISKANNNSVEAQIERANFAPKPVGKSVIGLKMPPIAQVRVAFIGVGNRGSGHVKLVHACGTKAKIVAVCDIQERYTNRTKQWLEKQGVNDVAYYHTKVDAWKEMCRRDDIDLVIIATPWEDHVPMCVYAMQQGKHAATEVPAAYTLEDCWKLVNTAEQTQRNCMMLENVCYGDEELWLLNMANEGLFGTLTYAECGYIHDLREMLFSKTDYYNMWRIRHNYARDGNLYPMHGLGPVAQYMNIDRGDRFNHLVSMSSLEASLSEDSTVMTDPTNEFHGRKGFKKGDMNNTLIKTHLGRSILVQHDIVTARPYSRINMLAGTKAFHMGYPSHFSKKGQGHGFLKEEEYKALREQYKHPIWAKMKDEIEKNGGHGGMDFVLIYRLIDCFNRGTSLDMDVYDAASWSSVTPLSALSIQGGNAPVKFPDFTRGRWKEARKLGMLVNV from the coding sequence ATGAAAAATTTCTTGGAACGCCGTTCGTTTTTGAAAGCATCGGCGGCGATAGGTTCCGCTTTAGGATTACCTTTTATCTCAAAAGCCAATAACAATTCTGTTGAGGCACAAATAGAACGAGCCAACTTTGCGCCCAAGCCCGTGGGTAAGTCTGTCATTGGTCTCAAAATGCCACCCATTGCCCAAGTCCGTGTGGCCTTTATTGGGGTGGGAAATCGCGGTTCGGGGCACGTGAAGCTCGTTCACGCCTGCGGAACTAAGGCCAAAATCGTGGCGGTTTGTGATATTCAGGAGCGCTACACCAATCGTACAAAACAGTGGTTAGAAAAACAAGGCGTAAATGACGTCGCCTACTACCACACCAAAGTGGATGCTTGGAAAGAAATGTGCCGCCGCGATGATATTGACTTGGTCATCATCGCTACGCCTTGGGAAGACCACGTGCCTATGTGCGTTTATGCCATGCAACAGGGCAAACACGCCGCCACTGAAGTGCCCGCAGCGTATACCTTGGAAGATTGCTGGAAACTGGTCAACACCGCCGAGCAAACCCAGCGTAACTGTATGATGCTAGAAAACGTCTGCTACGGCGACGAAGAATTATGGCTGCTCAACATGGCCAATGAAGGTCTTTTTGGCACGCTTACCTACGCAGAGTGCGGTTACATTCATGACCTGCGCGAGATGCTTTTCTCCAAGACAGATTACTACAATATGTGGCGTATTCGTCACAACTACGCCCGCGACGGAAACCTGTATCCGATGCACGGTTTGGGGCCCGTAGCTCAATACATGAACATCGACCGTGGCGACCGCTTCAATCACTTGGTTTCGATGAGCAGTTTGGAAGCAAGCCTAAGCGAAGACTCGACTGTGATGACAGACCCTACGAATGAGTTTCACGGACGCAAAGGATTTAAGAAAGGTGATATGAACAACACCTTGATTAAGACACATTTAGGTCGCTCGATTTTAGTACAGCACGATATTGTTACGGCGCGGCCTTACAGTCGTATCAACATGTTGGCAGGAACCAAAGCGTTTCACATGGGCTATCCAAGTCATTTCTCGAAAAAAGGACAAGGCCACGGATTCTTGAAAGAAGAAGAATATAAAGCGCTCAGAGAGCAATACAAACACCCGATTTGGGCCAAAATGAAGGATGAAATCGAGAAAAACGGCGGACACGGCGGGATGGACTTTGTGTTGATTTACCGTTTGATTGATTGCTTCAATCGGGGTACGTCGCTGGATATGGATGTGTACGATGCCGCTTCGTGGTCGTCGGTTACGCCACTTTCGGCGCTTTCGATTCAGGGGGGCAATGCGCCAGTTAAATTCCCTGATTTTACCAGAGGGCGTTGGAAAGAAGCGCGTAAGCTGGGAATGTTGGTGAATGTGTAG
- the metG gene encoding methionine--tRNA ligase — protein sequence MSKRYTVTAALIYANGPIHIGHLAGCYVPADIYVRYLRAKGADVTFVSGTDEHGVPITIRAKKEGLTPQAVVDKYYTQIKQSFADFGISFDVYSRTSLPVHHETSQEFFKTIYDKDGFIEETSEQYYDEVAQQFLADRYIVGTCPVCANPNAYGDQCERCGTALSPLELKNPHSTLSGSKPVLRATKNWFLPLDKMQPDIEKYVSSHTEWKTNVAGQCQSWLKEGLRPRAMTRDLDWGIKVPLPDTDGKVLYVWFEAPIGYISATKDWLIQKNGTDAGWETWWRRSSPEDQDTKLIHFIGKDNIVFHCIIFPATLMAMGDDYILPDNVPANEFMNLEGDKISTSRNWAVWLHEFLEEMPDKQDVLRYVLTANAPETKDSEFTWKDFQTRNNSELVAIYGNFVNRAVVLTHKYCDRKVPARGELTDFDKETLATLAAFPARIAEAIETYRFREGLSFLMDLARLGNKYLAETQPWQVIKTDAERVNTIMNIALQIAANLAIVSEPFLPFTGKKLRQQLGNGQWTWEEAGSADLLPEGQVISDAFLLFEKIEDAVIEKQIQKLHDAKKMNELETKSVPELKPTVQFDDFAKLDLRIGTILEAERVPKSDKLLKFLVDDGFEKRTILSGIAKHFTPEEMVGRQVTFIANLAPRKIMGQESNGMILMAEDRDGSLSLIQPHKEVWAGASIS from the coding sequence ATGAGTAAAAGATACACCGTCACCGCCGCCCTCATATATGCCAATGGACCCATTCACATCGGGCACTTAGCAGGATGTTATGTACCAGCCGATATTTATGTGCGCTATTTGAGGGCCAAAGGCGCTGACGTGACCTTCGTGAGTGGCACCGACGAGCACGGCGTGCCCATTACAATCCGCGCCAAAAAAGAAGGCCTGACGCCCCAAGCGGTCGTTGATAAATATTATACCCAAATTAAGCAGTCATTTGCGGATTTTGGGATTTCGTTTGATGTGTATTCGCGTACGAGTTTGCCCGTTCACCACGAAACATCGCAGGAGTTTTTCAAGACCATTTACGACAAAGACGGCTTCATTGAAGAAACCAGCGAGCAATACTACGACGAAGTGGCGCAGCAGTTTCTGGCCGACCGCTACATCGTGGGTACCTGCCCCGTGTGTGCCAATCCCAATGCGTACGGCGACCAGTGTGAGCGTTGTGGTACGGCGTTGAGTCCATTGGAGTTAAAAAATCCGCATTCAACCCTGTCAGGTTCAAAACCAGTATTGCGGGCTACTAAAAACTGGTTTTTACCGCTAGATAAAATGCAGCCTGACATTGAAAAATACGTCAGCAGCCATACCGAGTGGAAAACCAACGTGGCTGGTCAATGCCAGTCTTGGCTGAAAGAAGGGCTACGCCCACGCGCTATGACCCGCGACTTGGATTGGGGCATCAAAGTGCCGCTACCAGATACCGACGGCAAAGTGCTGTATGTATGGTTTGAAGCGCCAATCGGGTACATTTCGGCCACCAAAGATTGGCTGATTCAGAAAAACGGCACCGACGCAGGTTGGGAAACTTGGTGGCGGAGGTCGTCACCAGAAGACCAAGATACCAAATTGATCCACTTTATCGGCAAAGACAACATCGTATTTCACTGCATCATCTTTCCGGCCACTTTGATGGCGATGGGTGACGACTATATTTTGCCCGACAATGTGCCCGCCAATGAATTTATGAACTTGGAAGGTGATAAAATTTCGACCTCCCGCAACTGGGCCGTGTGGTTGCATGAGTTTTTGGAAGAAATGCCCGACAAGCAGGATGTGTTACGGTACGTACTGACGGCCAATGCCCCCGAAACCAAAGACAGTGAGTTTACTTGGAAAGATTTCCAGACCCGCAACAACAGCGAATTGGTAGCTATTTACGGAAATTTCGTGAATCGTGCAGTGGTGTTGACGCACAAGTATTGTGATAGAAAAGTGCCCGCACGCGGTGAGTTGACCGATTTTGATAAAGAAACCTTGGCAACGCTAGCGGCTTTCCCCGCCCGAATCGCAGAGGCCATCGAAACCTACCGCTTCCGCGAAGGGTTGTCGTTTTTGATGGATCTAGCGCGTTTGGGAAATAAATACTTGGCCGAAACGCAGCCTTGGCAAGTCATCAAAACCGATGCCGAGCGGGTGAATACCATCATGAACATTGCGCTGCAAATTGCGGCCAACTTGGCCATTGTGAGTGAGCCGTTTTTGCCTTTTACGGGCAAAAAACTTCGTCAGCAATTGGGGAATGGTCAGTGGACATGGGAAGAAGCTGGAAGCGCAGATTTGTTGCCAGAAGGACAAGTGATTAGCGATGCATTTTTGCTATTTGAAAAAATTGAAGATGCCGTCATTGAAAAACAAATCCAAAAATTACACGACGCAAAAAAAATGAATGAGTTAGAAACTAAATCGGTACCTGAGTTGAAACCAACGGTACAATTTGATGATTTTGCCAAATTAGACCTTCGCATCGGTACCATTTTGGAAGCTGAGCGGGTGCCGAAAAGCGATAAATTATTGAAGTTTTTGGTTGACGACGGCTTTGAAAAACGGACCATTTTAAGCGGGATTGCCAAGCATTTCACGCCCGAAGAAATGGTAGGCCGCCAAGTGACCTTCATTGCCAACCTCGCCCCGCGCAAAATCATGGGGCAAGAATCTAACGGTATGATTCTAATGGCCGAAGACCGCGACGGAAGCCTCTCGCTGATTCAACCGCACAAAGAAGTGTGGGCGGGTGCATCGATTTCATAA
- a CDS encoding bacteriorhodopsin-like, translating to MQMLNILLDGALAAGDYIGFTFFTGYMSMLAASIFFIVERGTVADKWKTSLLVSALITFIAAVHYFYMRGVWLETHTSPTQFRYIDWTLTVPLMCIEYYLILRPAGAKSGMLVRLLLGSIVMLVAGYIGEAVSPESNVLWGVISTLGWAAIIYEIYMGEASKVAAASDSQAVKDGYNVLRWFTFVGWAIYPIGYMLLPGNLLSGLVEGVDLTKSSPVDLAYNIADAVNKIGFGLVVYSIAKNATESAKVKGAVA from the coding sequence ATGCAAATGTTAAACATTCTCTTAGACGGTGCACTCGCCGCAGGTGATTACATCGGTTTTACTTTTTTTACGGGCTACATGTCAATGTTGGCCGCATCCATTTTCTTTATCGTTGAACGCGGCACTGTGGCCGACAAGTGGAAAACCTCCCTGCTGGTATCCGCTTTGATCACATTCATTGCCGCCGTACATTATTTTTACATGAGGGGCGTATGGCTCGAAACCCATACCTCTCCTACGCAATTTAGATACATCGACTGGACTTTGACGGTACCGTTGATGTGTATTGAGTATTACCTGATTTTGCGCCCTGCCGGTGCCAAAAGCGGTATGCTTGTCCGACTTTTATTAGGGTCGATTGTCATGCTGGTTGCGGGCTACATTGGTGAGGCCGTCAGTCCCGAATCAAATGTGCTTTGGGGTGTCATTTCCACCCTTGGATGGGCCGCCATCATCTATGAAATCTACATGGGTGAGGCTTCAAAAGTAGCCGCCGCTTCCGATAGTCAAGCGGTAAAAGATGGTTATAATGTACTGCGTTGGTTCACCTTCGTAGGCTGGGCTATCTATCCAATCGGTTACATGTTGCTTCCTGGTAATCTTTTAAGCGGTCTCGTTGAGGGCGTAGATTTAACCAAGAGTTCACCCGTCGATCTAGCGTACAACATTGCCGACGCCGTCAATAAAATCGGCTTTGGTTTGGTTGTATACAGCATCGCTAAAAATGCTACCGAATCTGCCAAAGTGAAGGGAGCTGTTGCTTAG
- the smpB gene encoding SsrA-binding protein SmpB, translating into MSRTININNRRASFEYFFLETYTAGVVLTGTEIKSIREGKVNLTDAYCIFQDGELLVHHLHISPYEKGTYANHNPTRDRKLLLKKRELKKLQLKLKDQGLTVVPTRIFINEKGLAKVDVALAKGKKLYDKRETIKERDLKRGNDE; encoded by the coding sequence ATGAGCAGAACCATCAATATAAACAACCGCCGTGCTTCGTTTGAGTACTTCTTTTTGGAGACGTATACGGCTGGAGTGGTGCTGACTGGCACCGAAATTAAATCTATCCGAGAAGGAAAAGTTAACCTGACCGATGCCTACTGTATTTTTCAGGATGGCGAATTGCTCGTGCATCATTTGCACATTTCGCCTTACGAAAAAGGCACTTACGCCAACCATAATCCCACGCGCGACCGCAAGCTGTTATTGAAAAAACGGGAGCTGAAAAAATTGCAGTTGAAGCTAAAAGACCAAGGATTGACGGTGGTGCCGACACGTATCTTTATCAATGAAAAAGGCTTAGCCAAAGTAGATGTTGCCCTCGCCAAAGGTAAAAAACTCTACGACAAACGCGAAACCATCAAAGAGCGCGACCTCAAACGCGGTAATGACGAGTAG
- the pth gene encoding aminoacyl-tRNA hydrolase — translation MKYLVVGLGNIGPEYAFTRHNVGFMVLDRLAAQHDFKFSMQKLAYTAEFKYKGRQIYFIKPTTYMNLSGKALRYYMDAWKIPVENVLVVTDEIQLPQGKIRIKPKGSNGGHNGLRNIEELLGTQEYSRLRFGVGDDFPRGQQVKYVLSNFPENSFEELLIDLDRAGEAILSFCTLGLQNAMNNFNQ, via the coding sequence ATGAAATACCTTGTCGTAGGTCTCGGCAACATTGGACCTGAATACGCATTTACGCGCCACAACGTAGGCTTTATGGTACTTGACCGACTCGCCGCCCAACATGACTTTAAGTTTTCGATGCAAAAATTGGCCTATACCGCTGAGTTTAAATACAAAGGACGGCAGATTTATTTCATCAAACCGACCACCTACATGAACCTCAGCGGTAAAGCCCTACGCTACTACATGGACGCGTGGAAAATCCCCGTTGAAAATGTGTTGGTTGTGACAGATGAGATTCAACTTCCGCAGGGCAAGATTCGAATCAAGCCCAAAGGCTCCAATGGTGGCCACAACGGCCTACGAAATATTGAAGAATTGCTGGGTACTCAGGAGTACTCCCGGTTGCGGTTTGGAGTTGGGGATGATTTTCCCCGTGGACAACAGGTAAAATATGTTTTAAGTAATTTTCCCGAAAATAGTTTCGAAGAATTACTCATTGATTTGGACCGTGCAGGAGAAGCAATACTTAGTTTTTGTACTTTGGGGCTCCAAAACGCTATGAATAATTTCAATCAATGA
- a CDS encoding S9 family peptidase, with the protein MKKLFVLLGFFLSTFAIAQPKPKPAMTWKDVLTWKAIPSFGGTQLSPDGQWYAYVLSTYESDAELIIQKTTDSTKYVYPIGAPSFAQMSFSDNSKWIAFKVFAKDKDKKAAAKPGGKPIPDKVFLVELASNKKTEFDRVKSFAFNGEKATHLALLLTAAGGGAPTGPPSGDAAKGSDLLLFDLATSKTQNVGNVAEMAFDKSGNWLALTIDANEKAGNGVQLRNMTTGVTLTMDNDKARYQSLNWTEKGDALALLKSTKDEKYKNERVSVLGIKNFGTMPELTAYEPKTDSTNFPKGMTVSPNRSPYWSEDLTRLFFGIHKLELAKKDDKKTTEAKKDTTKKLSDVEKLAKIKADTTLKTLDDLQKALAKLKTDSTKTAVAAKPDDAEKPEVTVWHWQDKRLQSRQQVQETQDKNQNFLSMYDVATKKFIQLADSTVKNVSAAPKQLFGLGTDNANYELEGSLDGQNYVDVYLVDLKTGKRDKIREKHYLPSFWASPQPSPDGTKFLYWEGTHYFLYDMINKTSRNLTQDIKTSFVDVEDDHNQKTPPYGIIGWSSDSKAVLLSDGWDIWQVPTDLKDAKGKVLTPFNLTQNGKRDKIRYEQRYQLDPEEKGIDLKKPIYVRIYGEWTKKSGLARIENGKTLVVKPLIWEDAAIGSLSKAKKADVFVFAKETFTKPRQYFVSNSVELTSEKQLTKNAPSFDKYAWSAGARLVDYVSDKGDSLQGALFLPAGYEQGKKYPTIIYYYEKLSQSLHNFSNPSYSGTGWNPAIYTSNGYAVFIPDIVYKLNDPGMSAVWCVLPGVKAALKTGVIDEARMGIHGHSWGGYQTSFLITQTNMFKAAAAGAPLTDMISMYNLIYKNTGTSNGAIFEGSQGRLVAPWENWDAYHRNSPIYHVTKVQTPLLLLHNDADGAVDFTQGVEFYTALRRLKKPVVMMQYKGENHGLAKQPNRKDYSVRMMEFFDAQLKGKPAPEWWSKGIPRLDLEKHLENRIFED; encoded by the coding sequence ATGAAAAAACTCTTTGTGCTACTTGGTTTCTTCCTCAGCACATTCGCCATTGCCCAACCTAAACCCAAGCCGGCAATGACGTGGAAAGACGTGCTGACGTGGAAAGCAATACCCAGTTTTGGCGGCACCCAACTATCCCCCGACGGTCAGTGGTATGCATACGTGCTGAGTACGTATGAAAGCGACGCCGAACTCATCATCCAAAAAACAACCGATTCCACCAAATACGTGTACCCCATCGGTGCGCCGTCGTTTGCACAGATGAGTTTTTCGGACAACAGCAAGTGGATTGCTTTCAAGGTTTTTGCAAAAGACAAAGACAAGAAAGCCGCCGCCAAGCCTGGTGGTAAGCCCATTCCTGACAAAGTATTTTTGGTAGAATTGGCATCCAACAAAAAAACCGAATTTGACCGCGTAAAATCCTTTGCCTTTAACGGCGAAAAAGCGACGCACTTAGCGCTGTTGCTTACCGCAGCGGGCGGAGGTGCACCTACCGGACCACCAAGCGGCGATGCTGCCAAAGGCTCCGATTTATTATTGTTTGACCTTGCCACGAGCAAAACCCAAAACGTAGGAAACGTGGCCGAAATGGCGTTTGACAAATCTGGAAACTGGCTAGCTCTAACCATTGATGCCAACGAGAAAGCGGGAAATGGTGTGCAGCTGCGCAACATGACCACAGGCGTAACGCTCACGATGGACAATGATAAAGCCCGTTACCAGTCGCTCAACTGGACCGAAAAAGGAGACGCGCTGGCCTTGCTCAAAAGCACTAAAGACGAAAAATACAAAAATGAACGCGTTAGCGTATTGGGCATCAAAAACTTTGGCACCATGCCCGAGTTGACCGCGTATGAACCTAAGACCGACAGCACCAATTTCCCGAAAGGAATGACCGTTAGCCCCAACCGTTCGCCTTATTGGTCAGAAGATTTGACGCGCTTGTTCTTCGGAATTCATAAACTTGAACTGGCAAAGAAAGACGATAAAAAAACCACCGAAGCCAAAAAGGACACGACCAAAAAACTTTCTGACGTCGAAAAATTAGCCAAAATCAAGGCCGATACTACCCTTAAAACCCTTGACGACTTACAAAAAGCGTTGGCAAAACTTAAAACGGATTCAACCAAAACTGCCGTTGCTGCAAAACCCGACGACGCCGAAAAACCCGAAGTGACCGTTTGGCATTGGCAGGACAAACGCCTCCAATCGCGGCAGCAAGTGCAGGAAACGCAGGATAAAAACCAAAATTTCCTGTCGATGTACGACGTGGCCACCAAGAAGTTTATCCAGCTAGCCGACAGCACCGTCAAAAACGTATCAGCAGCGCCCAAACAGCTCTTTGGCTTAGGAACCGACAATGCTAACTACGAACTTGAAGGCAGCCTTGACGGGCAAAATTATGTCGATGTGTATTTGGTAGACCTCAAAACGGGCAAACGCGACAAAATCCGCGAAAAGCATTATTTGCCTAGTTTCTGGGCCAGCCCGCAGCCCTCACCCGACGGAACCAAATTTCTCTACTGGGAAGGCACACATTATTTCTTGTACGATATGATCAACAAAACATCGCGCAATCTTACCCAAGACATCAAGACATCTTTTGTTGACGTAGAAGACGACCACAACCAGAAAACGCCACCGTACGGCATCATCGGCTGGAGCAGCGACAGCAAAGCGGTACTATTGAGCGATGGTTGGGACATTTGGCAAGTGCCCACCGACTTGAAGGACGCCAAAGGGAAAGTATTGACACCCTTCAACTTAACCCAAAATGGCAAACGCGATAAAATTCGCTACGAGCAACGCTACCAACTTGACCCCGAAGAAAAAGGGATTGATTTGAAAAAACCGATTTATGTACGCATCTACGGCGAATGGACCAAAAAAAGCGGTCTGGCGCGCATTGAAAATGGGAAAACGCTGGTTGTCAAACCTTTGATTTGGGAAGATGCCGCCATCGGAAGCCTCTCCAAAGCAAAAAAAGCCGATGTATTTGTGTTTGCTAAAGAAACCTTCACCAAGCCTCGTCAGTATTTTGTGAGCAACAGTGTGGAGTTAACTTCTGAAAAACAACTCACCAAAAATGCGCCATCGTTTGACAAATACGCTTGGTCGGCAGGGGCTCGTTTGGTTGATTATGTAAGTGATAAAGGCGATTCGTTGCAGGGAGCACTGTTTTTGCCAGCTGGCTATGAGCAGGGCAAAAAATACCCAACCATCATTTATTACTACGAAAAACTTTCGCAATCACTACACAACTTCTCTAACCCAAGCTACTCAGGAACAGGCTGGAACCCAGCCATCTATACCTCCAACGGCTACGCCGTATTTATTCCCGACATTGTGTACAAACTCAACGACCCCGGTATGTCGGCCGTGTGGTGCGTATTGCCAGGCGTAAAAGCGGCACTCAAAACGGGCGTAATTGACGAAGCCCGCATGGGCATTCACGGGCACTCGTGGGGCGGCTACCAGACCAGTTTCTTGATTACCCAAACCAATATGTTTAAAGCCGCCGCCGCCGGTGCACCACTAACCGACATGATTTCGATGTATAACCTCATCTATAAAAATACGGGTACGAGCAACGGGGCTATTTTTGAGGGTTCGCAGGGACGCTTGGTGGCTCCTTGGGAAAACTGGGATGCCTACCACCGCAATTCACCGATTTATCACGTCACTAAAGTACAAACACCCCTGCTGTTGTTGCACAATGACGCCGACGGTGCCGTAGACTTTACGCAGGGTGTGGAATTTTATACGGCCTTGCGCCGCCTGAAAAAGCCCGTTGTGATGATGCAGTACAAAGGCGAAAACCACGGCTTGGCCAAGCAGCCCAACCGCAAAGATTATTCGGTAAGAATGATGGAGTTTTTTGACGCGCAACTGAAAGGCAAACCCGCCCCCGAATGGTGGTCAAAGGGTATTCCGCGGCTGGATTTAGAAAAACACTTGGAAAACCGCATTTTTGAGGATTAA
- a CDS encoding GNAT family N-acetyltransferase, protein MMPYHLRRWQPGDELSLVKYANNYQIWRNVRDSFPHPYTLDDAHHWIELCEMEKRPTVFAIDVEGEAVGGVGIILQKDVFRKNAEIGYWLAEPFWGRGIMAEAVKEMTEYTFRHYEVHRLYAGVFEYNRASMRVLEKAGYQFETVLRQSVCKEDKIWDEHVYVKFREETKNPDKV, encoded by the coding sequence ATGATGCCTTATCATCTACGCCGTTGGCAACCAGGCGACGAACTGTCATTGGTCAAATACGCCAACAATTACCAAATTTGGCGCAACGTACGTGATTCCTTTCCGCATCCTTATACCCTCGACGACGCTCACCATTGGATTGAACTTTGTGAAATGGAAAAACGCCCTACCGTCTTTGCCATCGACGTGGAGGGAGAAGCCGTAGGGGGGGTGGGAATTATCCTGCAAAAAGACGTTTTTCGTAAAAATGCCGAGATTGGCTATTGGCTCGCTGAACCTTTTTGGGGTCGGGGAATTATGGCAGAAGCGGTGAAAGAAATGACCGAATATACCTTTAGACACTACGAGGTACATCGGCTGTACGCAGGTGTTTTTGAATACAACCGCGCTTCTATGCGCGTGCTAGAAAAGGCTGGTTATCAGTTTGAAACGGTATTGCGGCAGTCTGTCTGCAAAGAAGATAAAATATGGGATGAACATGTTTATGTGAAATTCAGGGAAGAAACAAAAAACCCTGACAAGGTGTGA
- a CDS encoding lycopene cyclase family protein: protein MTRSSPTSTHTLPFFDYTIVGAGASGLWLALSLFEQGLLKTKHLCIVESDSTKQNDRTWCYWSTSPLAPDQMISKSWSSIFNPHDLSQRNDLSPYSYHHVRSADFYASIRQQLAGCANIIWRTMTVVEIDDTGAKVMIKTTDEAWCSSRVFMSAMPVQTNGELGSSNALTIFLGKQKRDKKNLLLWQTFVGWRVRTVEPVFDETCATLMRFDIAQNGCTQFMYELPFSSTEALVEITRFGEYRLTRDEADAALSDYMGKKNISYQILEEEEGAIPMTPQFDMQRKYLNAQTRLIYLGTLGGAIKPTTGYGFRRMQAYGKALAEALKQQKPLPTMRRARRFRFYDHLLLQILSRYPNRGKAVFQRLFETQPVPRILRFLDEETNLWEEILIFIRLPIRLFLRSLTSYYFNL, encoded by the coding sequence ATGACGCGCTCCTCCCCCACTTCAACCCACACTTTGCCTTTTTTTGATTATACAATCGTGGGTGCGGGAGCGTCAGGTCTTTGGCTAGCTCTATCACTTTTTGAGCAGGGATTGCTAAAAACCAAGCATTTGTGCATTGTAGAAAGTGATTCAACAAAGCAAAACGACCGTACATGGTGTTATTGGTCAACTTCTCCATTGGCCCCCGACCAAATGATTAGCAAATCGTGGTCTTCCATTTTCAATCCCCACGACCTCTCCCAACGCAACGATTTATCCCCTTACTCCTATCATCACGTACGCAGTGCCGATTTTTACGCATCTATTAGGCAACAACTTGCGGGTTGCGCCAACATTATCTGGCGCACAATGACCGTTGTAGAAATTGACGACACTGGAGCAAAAGTGATGATAAAAACCACCGATGAGGCCTGGTGTAGCAGTCGGGTATTTATGTCGGCAATGCCTGTTCAGACAAACGGCGAACTTGGTTCTTCCAATGCACTCACTATATTTTTAGGCAAACAAAAACGCGACAAAAAAAACCTCCTTCTGTGGCAAACCTTTGTCGGCTGGCGTGTCCGAACCGTTGAACCGGTATTTGATGAGACCTGCGCCACCCTCATGCGATTTGATATAGCCCAAAACGGCTGTACCCAATTCATGTACGAATTGCCTTTTTCAAGTACCGAGGCTCTGGTCGAAATAACCCGATTTGGCGAGTACCGGCTCACAAGAGATGAAGCCGACGCAGCTTTGAGTGATTACATGGGCAAAAAAAACATATCCTATCAAATTTTGGAGGAGGAAGAAGGGGCAATTCCAATGACGCCTCAATTTGATATGCAACGAAAGTACCTCAACGCCCAAACGCGGCTCATTTACCTCGGCACTTTGGGCGGGGCCATCAAGCCTACCACGGGTTACGGATTTAGACGGATGCAAGCCTACGGTAAAGCTCTTGCTGAGGCCCTCAAACAGCAGAAACCACTACCCACGATGCGGCGGGCGCGGCGATTTCGATTTTACGACCACTTGCTTTTACAAATTTTATCCCGCTACCCTAACCGTGGCAAAGCCGTGTTTCAACGTCTTTTTGAAACCCAGCCCGTACCCCGTATTCTGCGATTTTTGGATGAAGAAACCAACCTTTGGGAAGAAATACTGATTTTTATTCGCCTGCCTATCAGGTTATTTCTCCGCAGTTTAACCTCTTATTATTTCAACTTATGA
- a CDS encoding Brp/Blh family beta-carotene 15,15'-dioxygenase — MKYVHSPLFIFQCLLQGLLIGLFAWLDWNTAEQAVLGGVLLCSVGIPHGANDHLYRQSTTLRGLLAFIGIYLGSMGAYLAVWWVAPAAALVIFFAISLHHFGQSNFENPSVWYLPSLLWGIWLLAFPVLLHWEEALGIFGTMIGGKSVNFSITQTARWGIAAAFSLLYFSVLLRYERENWPRYALQWAVVTAWYWLTPLLFGFIVVFCLWHSMQSLQHQLIYYKATKKGTFRQFAFALLPFGLLALTGFGMYVYFRGFAVGEAFILLSLITLPHILVMHRLYGVFH; from the coding sequence ATGAAATACGTACACTCCCCTTTGTTCATCTTCCAATGCCTATTGCAGGGCCTGCTTATCGGTTTGTTTGCGTGGTTGGATTGGAACACTGCCGAGCAGGCGGTCCTCGGCGGGGTGCTACTGTGTAGCGTCGGGATTCCCCACGGAGCCAACGACCATTTGTACCGTCAAAGTACCACTTTAAGAGGTTTATTGGCTTTCATAGGTATTTATTTAGGCTCGATGGGCGCTTATTTGGCGGTTTGGTGGGTAGCACCTGCGGCCGCCCTTGTCATTTTCTTTGCGATTTCTCTTCATCATTTCGGACAATCAAACTTTGAAAACCCTTCGGTGTGGTATTTACCCTCTTTACTTTGGGGTATATGGCTGCTGGCCTTTCCTGTATTATTGCATTGGGAAGAAGCGCTTGGTATTTTTGGGACGATGATTGGCGGTAAAAGCGTCAATTTCTCCATTACCCAAACAGCACGTTGGGGTATTGCTGCCGCTTTTTCTCTCCTTTACTTCAGCGTTTTGCTTCGTTACGAACGCGAAAATTGGCCACGATACGCCCTGCAATGGGCTGTGGTGACAGCGTGGTATTGGCTCACGCCTTTACTGTTTGGCTTTATTGTGGTATTTTGTCTTTGGCATTCAATGCAATCGCTCCAACATCAATTGATTTATTATAAAGCAACGAAAAAAGGCACATTCAGACAATTTGCTTTCGCGTTGCTTCCCTTTGGTCTTTTGGCTTTGACTGGCTTTGGAATGTATGTGTATTTTCGGGGTTTTGCGGTTGGCGAAGCCTTCATTCTTTTATCGCTCATCACCTTGCCTCATATTCTGGTCATGCACCGGCTTTACGGGGTATTTCACTAA